Proteins encoded together in one Bacteriovorax sp. BAL6_X window:
- a CDS encoding IS3 family transposase has protein sequence RGSMSRRGNCYDNAFVETFFKTIKSELLWNQNFLSEKHLKFEIFEYIESWYNRKRIHSSLDNKSPLEYELSALSA, from the coding sequence AGAGGTAGTATGAGCAGAAGAGGAAATTGTTATGATAATGCATTTGTAGAAACATTTTTTAAGACGATCAAGAGTGAATTATTGTGGAATCAAAATTTCTTAAGTGAAAAGCATTTGAAGTTTGAAATATTTGAGTATATAGAAAGTTGGTATAATAGAAAAAGAATTCATTCTTCACTTGATAACAAAAGTCCATTGGAGTATGAATTATCAGCGCTAAGCGCT